A genomic region of Oncorhynchus mykiss isolate Arlee chromosome 2, USDA_OmykA_1.1, whole genome shotgun sequence contains the following coding sequences:
- the LOC110489198 gene encoding enoyl-[acyl-carrier-protein] reductase, mitochondrial isoform X1, giving the protein MAGFTGSCFLCFKMKVSRIAWLLCKRTEVRRHTVCRTFISGSTTLQQQLSSARGSICRYSTESSINGCTALLYRNHGDPSQVVQLESMELPSVGAKSVLVKLLAAPINPSDINMIQGSYAILPDLPAVGGNEGVGQILEVGSQVKALRPGDWVIPRDAGLGTWRTAAVLAENDVISLPNDIPLFSAATLGVNPCTAFRMLSDFEELKPGDTVIQNAANSGVGQAVIQIAAARGIQTINVVRDRPDLTQLIDRLKAMGASHVIKEETLRRHEMKELFKTCRRPKLALNGVGGKSATELLRHLQVGGSMVTYGGMAKQPVTVPVSALIFKNVTVKGFWVTQWKRTHSQDEGALRGMLDELCSLIRQGKLTAPACSEVGLQDFRKALDTAMQPFTSAKQVLVL; this is encoded by the exons ATGGCTGGGTTTACGGGTTCATGCTTTCTATGTTTTAAAATGAAGGTGTCACGTATCGCATGGTTATTATGTAAAAGAACCGAGGTGAGGAGGCATACAGTATGTAGAACATTCATCAGTGGATCCACCACCCTACAACAACAGCTATCAAGCGCGAGGGGTAGTATTTGTAGGTATTCAACTGAATCTTCAATCAATGGTTGTACGGCCCTGTTGTACAGAAACCACGGCGACCCGTCTCAAGTTGTTCA GTTGGAGAGCATGGAGCTTCCCTCTGTTGGTGCTAAGAGTGTCCTTGTAAAATTGTTGGCAGCCCCCATCAACCCTTCTGACATAAACATGATCCAAG GTTCCTATGCCATCCTACCTGACCTTCCAGCAGTAGGAGGAAACGAGGGGGTGGGCCAGATCCTGGAAGTGGGCAGCCAGGTGAAAGCACTCAGACCAGGGGACTGGGTGATCCCAAGAGATGCTGGATTAG gGACGTGGAGGACAGCAGCGGTTTTAGCTGAAAACGATGTGATCTCTCTGCCCAATGACATCCCCCTGTTCTCTGCAGCCACACTGGGCGTTAACCCCTGCACTGCCTTTAGGATGCTCTCTGACTTTGAGGAGCTGAAACCAG GTGACACAGTGATCCAGAATGCAGCCAACAGTGGTGTGGGTCAGGCTGTCATACAGATCGCTGCTGCAAGGGGGATCCAAACCATCAACGTGGTCAGAGACCG GCCAGACCTCACACAGCTTATTGACAGGCTGAAGGCTATGGGCGCCAGTCATGTGATCAAAGAGGAGACCCTGAGGCGGCATGAAATGAAGGAACTTTTCAAG ACCTGTCGAAGGCCTAAGCTGGCACTGAACGGAGTTGGGGGAAAGAGTGCAACAGAACTTCTCCGTCACTTACA AGTTGGAGGGTCGATGGTGACGTATGGAGGGATGGCCAAGCAGCCAGTCACTGTTCCTGTG AGTGCCCTGATTTTCAAAAATGTGACAGTCAAAGGGTTCTGGGTCACCCAGTGGAAGAGAACCCACTCTCAGG ATGAGGGGGCCTTACGGGGAATGCTGGATGAGCTCTGCTCTCTGATCCGCCAGGGAAAGCTGACCGCACCTGCCTGTTCTGAGGTAGGCCTCCAAGACTTCCGGAAAGCACTGGACACTGCCATGCAGCCGTTCACCTCAGCCAAACAGGTCCTGGTCTTGTGA
- the LOC110489198 gene encoding enoyl-[acyl-carrier-protein] reductase, mitochondrial isoform X2, with the protein MAGFTGSCFLCFKMKVSRIAWLLCKRTEVRRHTVCRTFISGSTTLQQQLSSARGSICRLESMELPSVGAKSVLVKLLAAPINPSDINMIQGSYAILPDLPAVGGNEGVGQILEVGSQVKALRPGDWVIPRDAGLGTWRTAAVLAENDVISLPNDIPLFSAATLGVNPCTAFRMLSDFEELKPGDTVIQNAANSGVGQAVIQIAAARGIQTINVVRDRPDLTQLIDRLKAMGASHVIKEETLRRHEMKELFKTCRRPKLALNGVGGKSATELLRHLQVGGSMVTYGGMAKQPVTVPVSALIFKNVTVKGFWVTQWKRTHSQDEGALRGMLDELCSLIRQGKLTAPACSEVGLQDFRKALDTAMQPFTSAKQVLVL; encoded by the exons ATGGCTGGGTTTACGGGTTCATGCTTTCTATGTTTTAAAATGAAGGTGTCACGTATCGCATGGTTATTATGTAAAAGAACCGAGGTGAGGAGGCATACAGTATGTAGAACATTCATCAGTGGATCCACCACCCTACAACAACAGCTATCAAGCGCGAGGGGTAGTATTTGTAG GTTGGAGAGCATGGAGCTTCCCTCTGTTGGTGCTAAGAGTGTCCTTGTAAAATTGTTGGCAGCCCCCATCAACCCTTCTGACATAAACATGATCCAAG GTTCCTATGCCATCCTACCTGACCTTCCAGCAGTAGGAGGAAACGAGGGGGTGGGCCAGATCCTGGAAGTGGGCAGCCAGGTGAAAGCACTCAGACCAGGGGACTGGGTGATCCCAAGAGATGCTGGATTAG gGACGTGGAGGACAGCAGCGGTTTTAGCTGAAAACGATGTGATCTCTCTGCCCAATGACATCCCCCTGTTCTCTGCAGCCACACTGGGCGTTAACCCCTGCACTGCCTTTAGGATGCTCTCTGACTTTGAGGAGCTGAAACCAG GTGACACAGTGATCCAGAATGCAGCCAACAGTGGTGTGGGTCAGGCTGTCATACAGATCGCTGCTGCAAGGGGGATCCAAACCATCAACGTGGTCAGAGACCG GCCAGACCTCACACAGCTTATTGACAGGCTGAAGGCTATGGGCGCCAGTCATGTGATCAAAGAGGAGACCCTGAGGCGGCATGAAATGAAGGAACTTTTCAAG ACCTGTCGAAGGCCTAAGCTGGCACTGAACGGAGTTGGGGGAAAGAGTGCAACAGAACTTCTCCGTCACTTACA AGTTGGAGGGTCGATGGTGACGTATGGAGGGATGGCCAAGCAGCCAGTCACTGTTCCTGTG AGTGCCCTGATTTTCAAAAATGTGACAGTCAAAGGGTTCTGGGTCACCCAGTGGAAGAGAACCCACTCTCAGG ATGAGGGGGCCTTACGGGGAATGCTGGATGAGCTCTGCTCTCTGATCCGCCAGGGAAAGCTGACCGCACCTGCCTGTTCTGAGGTAGGCCTCCAAGACTTCCGGAAAGCACTGGACACTGCCATGCAGCCGTTCACCTCAGCCAAACAGGTCCTGGTCTTGTGA
- the LOC110489198 gene encoding enoyl-[acyl-carrier-protein] reductase, mitochondrial isoform X3 produces the protein MELPSVGAKSVLVKLLAAPINPSDINMIQGSYAILPDLPAVGGNEGVGQILEVGSQVKALRPGDWVIPRDAGLGTWRTAAVLAENDVISLPNDIPLFSAATLGVNPCTAFRMLSDFEELKPGDTVIQNAANSGVGQAVIQIAAARGIQTINVVRDRPDLTQLIDRLKAMGASHVIKEETLRRHEMKELFKTCRRPKLALNGVGGKSATELLRHLQVGGSMVTYGGMAKQPVTVPVSALIFKNVTVKGFWVTQWKRTHSQDEGALRGMLDELCSLIRQGKLTAPACSEVGLQDFRKALDTAMQPFTSAKQVLVL, from the exons ATGGAGCTTCCCTCTGTTGGTGCTAAGAGTGTCCTTGTAAAATTGTTGGCAGCCCCCATCAACCCTTCTGACATAAACATGATCCAAG GTTCCTATGCCATCCTACCTGACCTTCCAGCAGTAGGAGGAAACGAGGGGGTGGGCCAGATCCTGGAAGTGGGCAGCCAGGTGAAAGCACTCAGACCAGGGGACTGGGTGATCCCAAGAGATGCTGGATTAG gGACGTGGAGGACAGCAGCGGTTTTAGCTGAAAACGATGTGATCTCTCTGCCCAATGACATCCCCCTGTTCTCTGCAGCCACACTGGGCGTTAACCCCTGCACTGCCTTTAGGATGCTCTCTGACTTTGAGGAGCTGAAACCAG GTGACACAGTGATCCAGAATGCAGCCAACAGTGGTGTGGGTCAGGCTGTCATACAGATCGCTGCTGCAAGGGGGATCCAAACCATCAACGTGGTCAGAGACCG GCCAGACCTCACACAGCTTATTGACAGGCTGAAGGCTATGGGCGCCAGTCATGTGATCAAAGAGGAGACCCTGAGGCGGCATGAAATGAAGGAACTTTTCAAG ACCTGTCGAAGGCCTAAGCTGGCACTGAACGGAGTTGGGGGAAAGAGTGCAACAGAACTTCTCCGTCACTTACA AGTTGGAGGGTCGATGGTGACGTATGGAGGGATGGCCAAGCAGCCAGTCACTGTTCCTGTG AGTGCCCTGATTTTCAAAAATGTGACAGTCAAAGGGTTCTGGGTCACCCAGTGGAAGAGAACCCACTCTCAGG ATGAGGGGGCCTTACGGGGAATGCTGGATGAGCTCTGCTCTCTGATCCGCCAGGGAAAGCTGACCGCACCTGCCTGTTCTGAGGTAGGCCTCCAAGACTTCCGGAAAGCACTGGACACTGCCATGCAGCCGTTCACCTCAGCCAAACAGGTCCTGGTCTTGTGA
- the LOC110489231 gene encoding replication protein A 32 kDa subunit isoform X1, which translates to MWNQGGSYGESNMGGGYTQSPGGFASPAASQGGEKKGRQRAQHIVPCTVSQLMSAAQAEDVFRVGEIEVAQVTIVGIIRTTDKSMTNIQYKVDDMTGAPMDVKQWVDTEDPSVDSTVIPPGTYVKVSGNLRSFQVTSSSPHNYIPLSNHRSMVAFSVRPLDDMNEITSHMLEVVQAHVLLSKPQTIMMGGGGGMNTSMVPLSRPGVGGNMGGGYSGANDMSANGLSPSQNQVLSLIRSCPDAQGISTQDLKQRLSGMSLAVIKHAVEFLSNEGHIFSTIDEDHFKSTDNDD; encoded by the exons ATGTGGAACCAAG GTGGATCATACGGTGAATCAAACATGGGTGGTGGATACACTCAGTCTCCGGGAGGATTCGCATCACCTGCTGCCTCccagggaggagagaagaaaggg AGACAACGTGCCCAACATATTGTCCCCTGCACAGTGTCCCAGCTCATGTCTGCTGCCCAAGCAGAGGATGTCTTcagagtgggagagatagaggtTGCCCAG GTTACCATTGTGGgcatcatcagaaccactgacAAATCCATGACCAACATCCAGTACAAAGTCGATGACATGACAGGGGCCCCTATGGACGTGAAGCAGTGGGTAGATACGGAG GATCCCAGTGTGGACAGCACTGTCATCCCCCCAGGCACTTACGTCAAGGTCTCTGGCAATTTGCGCTCCTTCCAGGTGACGTCATCATCCCCACACAACTACATACCTTTATCT AACCACAGGTCCATGGTAGCATTCAGCGTCCGGCCCCTTGACGACATGAACGAGATCACCTCCCACATGCTGGAGGTGGTGCAGGCACACGTGCTGCTCAGCAAACCACAGACGATTATG ATGGGCGGAGGAGGGGGAATGAACACTAGCATGGTGCCCTTGTCGCGGCCGGGAGTGGGTGGCAACATGGGAGGTGGATACTCGGGTGCCAACGACATGTCCGCTAACGGCCTGAGCCCAAGCCAGAACCAG gtGCTGAGCTTGATAAGGAGCTGTCCAGACGCGCAGGGTATCAGCACACAGGACTTGAAGCAGAGACTCAGCGGCATGAGCTTGGCTGTCATCAA GCATGCAGTGGAGTTCCTCAGCAACGAAGGACACATCTTCTCCACCATCGACGAGGATCATTTCAAGTCTACAGACAATGACGACTAA
- the LOC110489231 gene encoding replication protein A 32 kDa subunit isoform X2, with the protein MWNQGGSYGESNMGGGYTQSPGGFASPAASQGGEKKGRQRAQHIVPCTVSQLMSAAQAEDVFRVGEIEVAQVTIVGIIRTTDKSMTNIQYKVDDMTGAPMDVKQWVDTEDPSVDSTVIPPGTYVKVSGNLRSFQNHRSMVAFSVRPLDDMNEITSHMLEVVQAHVLLSKPQTIMMGGGGGMNTSMVPLSRPGVGGNMGGGYSGANDMSANGLSPSQNQVLSLIRSCPDAQGISTQDLKQRLSGMSLAVIKHAVEFLSNEGHIFSTIDEDHFKSTDNDD; encoded by the exons ATGTGGAACCAAG GTGGATCATACGGTGAATCAAACATGGGTGGTGGATACACTCAGTCTCCGGGAGGATTCGCATCACCTGCTGCCTCccagggaggagagaagaaaggg AGACAACGTGCCCAACATATTGTCCCCTGCACAGTGTCCCAGCTCATGTCTGCTGCCCAAGCAGAGGATGTCTTcagagtgggagagatagaggtTGCCCAG GTTACCATTGTGGgcatcatcagaaccactgacAAATCCATGACCAACATCCAGTACAAAGTCGATGACATGACAGGGGCCCCTATGGACGTGAAGCAGTGGGTAGATACGGAG GATCCCAGTGTGGACAGCACTGTCATCCCCCCAGGCACTTACGTCAAGGTCTCTGGCAATTTGCGCTCCTTCCAG AACCACAGGTCCATGGTAGCATTCAGCGTCCGGCCCCTTGACGACATGAACGAGATCACCTCCCACATGCTGGAGGTGGTGCAGGCACACGTGCTGCTCAGCAAACCACAGACGATTATG ATGGGCGGAGGAGGGGGAATGAACACTAGCATGGTGCCCTTGTCGCGGCCGGGAGTGGGTGGCAACATGGGAGGTGGATACTCGGGTGCCAACGACATGTCCGCTAACGGCCTGAGCCCAAGCCAGAACCAG gtGCTGAGCTTGATAAGGAGCTGTCCAGACGCGCAGGGTATCAGCACACAGGACTTGAAGCAGAGACTCAGCGGCATGAGCTTGGCTGTCATCAA GCATGCAGTGGAGTTCCTCAGCAACGAAGGACACATCTTCTCCACCATCGACGAGGATCATTTCAAGTCTACAGACAATGACGACTAA